A DNA window from Bdellovibrio sp. BCCA contains the following coding sequences:
- a CDS encoding YbhB/YbcL family Raf kinase inhibitor-like protein produces MLFTLESPAFKPHEEIPSKYTCEGDDKSPPLRWKGAPAGTKSFAIIVDDPDAPDPEAPKQTWVHWVLFNIPASVSSLPEDVASLPKGSYEGVNDWMAVGYRGPCPPIGRHNYHHKIYALDAVLPHMENPSKADLEKAMKGHVLAQADLVATYKKHHH; encoded by the coding sequence ATGCTTTTCACTTTGGAATCACCCGCATTTAAACCTCATGAAGAAATTCCTTCTAAATACACCTGTGAAGGTGATGACAAGTCGCCACCTCTTCGTTGGAAGGGGGCGCCCGCCGGCACAAAAAGTTTCGCGATCATTGTCGATGATCCGGATGCACCAGATCCAGAAGCTCCGAAACAAACGTGGGTCCACTGGGTGCTTTTTAATATTCCTGCGTCTGTGAGTTCCTTGCCTGAAGATGTAGCAAGTTTACCGAAAGGCTCTTATGAAGGAGTGAATGATTGGATGGCTGTGGGATATCGAGGTCCATGTCCTCCTATTGGAAGACACAACTACCATCATAAAATCTATGCGTTGGATGCGGTTCTTCCGCACATGGAAAATCCCTCGAAAGCTGACTTGGAAAAAGCCATGAAGGGTCATGTTTTAGCGCAAGCCGATTTAGTGGCGACGTACAAGAAGCATCACCACTAA
- a CDS encoding enoyl ACP reductase FabMG family protein, with protein MTQLFPLHEKPALSPYKKGDVLVLFGELFSRGYANGLVEEAERRGMTIVRATVGRREKDGSLRALTAEETANIPQPFINVPLEAGFDMEPDSKGVTPCDQLKDIKMGEWDKTTLDWKSIEESEKNGTTRFRKNTELFLKELEKHIPAGANVLFAHLMAGGVPRAKILMPLLNRAFKGTGDRHIPTQALLDSQIGQFSLRNFKEVTAETFRHLVELSTPLRKKLEAQGNHVSYTAYGYHGTEVMIRGHYKWQTYTCYFQGWAKMALEQYSEEFAKQGVHCCVYNCPEILTNSSSVFQGVEVSLYPLLAAIQKDAGDKKHGEQVLAQCKALLKDDVTFDQIIKFTDEYLTNDLTLAFSKYEQWPQHSRQDQMEYMLKSSDYLFDLHKDQKNLITAVLSEVVFKSCGYVMLHDSWQPKSPVAWIGHDLVARCM; from the coding sequence ATGACGCAACTCTTCCCTCTTCACGAGAAACCAGCTTTGAGCCCGTATAAAAAGGGCGACGTTCTTGTGTTATTTGGCGAACTTTTCTCGCGCGGTTATGCAAATGGTTTGGTTGAAGAAGCCGAACGTCGTGGCATGACGATTGTGCGCGCCACTGTCGGTCGCCGCGAAAAAGATGGATCTCTTCGTGCTTTGACAGCGGAAGAAACCGCAAACATTCCCCAACCTTTTATCAACGTTCCTCTAGAAGCCGGTTTCGACATGGAGCCAGACTCTAAAGGTGTCACTCCTTGTGACCAGCTTAAAGATATCAAAATGGGAGAATGGGATAAGACGACTTTGGATTGGAAGTCGATCGAGGAGTCTGAAAAGAATGGAACGACCCGTTTCAGAAAAAACACCGAACTTTTTTTGAAAGAACTTGAAAAGCACATCCCTGCCGGAGCCAACGTTTTGTTTGCGCACTTGATGGCTGGTGGTGTTCCGCGTGCGAAAATCTTGATGCCACTTTTAAACCGTGCATTTAAAGGCACAGGCGATCGCCATATCCCAACGCAAGCTCTTTTGGATTCACAAATCGGTCAATTCAGTTTGAGAAACTTTAAAGAAGTGACAGCGGAAACATTCCGTCACCTCGTTGAACTTTCAACACCTCTTCGCAAAAAATTGGAAGCGCAAGGCAACCACGTGTCTTACACAGCTTACGGCTATCACGGAACCGAAGTGATGATTCGTGGTCATTACAAGTGGCAAACTTACACCTGCTATTTCCAAGGTTGGGCGAAAATGGCTTTGGAACAATACTCTGAAGAATTCGCAAAACAAGGCGTGCACTGCTGCGTTTACAACTGCCCAGAGATTTTGACAAACTCAAGTTCGGTGTTTCAAGGCGTTGAAGTATCACTTTATCCTTTGCTTGCAGCTATTCAAAAAGATGCCGGAGATAAAAAACACGGCGAACAAGTGTTGGCACAATGTAAAGCTTTGCTTAAAGATGATGTCACATTTGACCAGATCATCAAATTTACCGATGAATACCTCACAAATGATCTGACTTTGGCGTTCTCAAAATACGAACAGTGGCCACAACACTCTCGCCAGGATCAAATGGAGTACATGCTAAAAAGCTCGGACTACTTGTTTGACCTTCACAAAGATCAGAAGAATTTGATCACTGCTGTGCTCAGCGAAGTGGTCTTTAAATCTTGTGGTTACGTGATGTTGCATGATTCTTGGCAACCAAAATCTCCAGTCGCATGGATCGGTCACGACCTTGTGGCTCGCTGTATGTAG
- a CDS encoding methyltransferase domain-containing protein: MKPSLPKNLFNLSDIEILKQYPKTFTAPPVLSENLIRRILNGEKVRDQEFDTIFPPYYQVVSDIHWSSIEVARQIASWLNEKPKLRFIDIGCGVGKLCFLLQILTPHEIHGIEQRTNLVKIAQAIIKQNNLKQISIKSMNMIDLDWSEYDVYYLYNPFQEHQDGSRFCVIENNIDLDSKYFAHYTSEVFRQLAWAETGKMLITYHGFGGRIPPSWRMLTSKHIENGHLELWMKES; the protein is encoded by the coding sequence ATGAAGCCCTCTCTTCCTAAGAATCTATTTAATTTGTCAGATATTGAAATTCTCAAACAATATCCGAAGACATTCACAGCCCCACCAGTACTATCGGAAAATCTCATCCGTCGCATTCTAAATGGCGAAAAAGTTCGGGATCAAGAATTCGACACTATCTTTCCGCCTTACTATCAAGTGGTCTCGGATATTCATTGGTCCTCCATTGAGGTCGCAAGACAAATTGCTTCTTGGCTCAATGAAAAACCAAAGCTTCGTTTTATAGATATTGGCTGCGGAGTGGGAAAACTCTGCTTTCTTTTGCAAATACTCACGCCGCACGAAATTCACGGAATTGAACAACGTACGAATCTTGTAAAAATCGCGCAGGCGATCATCAAACAAAATAACTTAAAACAGATTTCGATAAAATCAATGAACATGATAGACCTTGATTGGTCTGAGTATGATGTCTATTATCTCTACAATCCTTTTCAGGAACATCAAGACGGAAGCCGCTTCTGCGTGATCGAGAATAATATTGACTTAGATTCTAAGTATTTTGCTCATTACACATCTGAAGTTTTCAGACAACTTGCCTGGGCAGAAACAGGAAAAATGTTAATTACCTACCACGGGTTTGGAGGCCGAATACCACCCTCGTGGAGAATGCTCACGTCAAAACACATTGAAAATGGCCATCTCGAACTATGGATGAAGGAGTCTTAG
- a CDS encoding 3-deoxy-D-manno-octulosonic acid transferase, which produces MSILVFYFYKFVIVPLAYFLLQLCRPFLNGKLREMIEDKNQGFYHIKKAHSENEIALARPFWIHAASGEIEYARPVIRELKKQHPDIPILVTYSSPSAKKILTGLHEVDVWAALPWDLDFLVAKFIKKWNPRILLFSRTDVWPVLASVAKKQNLPTALFSATFADNSSRLKGITRYLTRFALSHLSEIHCVSAEDIQNLESLHLKVPIMASGDTRFDQVFHRLENPKALKSELIPSPEDFIFIAGSTWPEDEAVLLPALEKLKIIHMQVIIAPHETTPEHLDSLEKKMHDLGLRFVRYSQAQVWPAGSILIVDQVGILAELYTWADIAFVGGSFKKQVHSVMEALAAGLPVLVGPFHRNNREALFYQKKNFSSGMIVQVVHSAEDIAVLLQRMKKHQEQIPHIKEEIRAEIGKNRNSTLRVLSSIEKVLQ; this is translated from the coding sequence ATGAGCATTCTTGTTTTTTATTTCTATAAATTCGTGATCGTTCCGCTAGCCTATTTTCTTTTGCAGCTTTGCCGTCCCTTTTTAAACGGCAAATTGCGCGAAATGATCGAAGACAAAAATCAAGGCTTTTACCATATCAAAAAAGCTCACAGCGAAAATGAAATCGCCTTGGCTCGTCCTTTTTGGATTCATGCGGCCAGCGGAGAAATTGAATACGCGCGCCCTGTGATTCGCGAACTAAAAAAACAACATCCTGATATTCCCATTCTGGTGACGTACTCTTCACCGTCAGCAAAAAAGATTTTAACAGGTCTTCATGAAGTCGATGTGTGGGCTGCCCTTCCTTGGGATTTAGATTTTTTAGTTGCGAAATTTATTAAGAAATGGAATCCCCGCATTCTTTTATTTTCCCGCACGGATGTGTGGCCGGTTTTAGCTTCTGTCGCCAAAAAACAGAATCTTCCGACAGCTTTGTTTTCAGCGACTTTTGCTGACAATTCATCTCGTCTGAAAGGGATCACTCGTTACTTGACCCGCTTTGCTTTAAGTCATCTTTCAGAGATCCACTGCGTGTCGGCAGAAGACATTCAGAATCTTGAATCCTTGCATTTAAAAGTTCCGATTATGGCTAGCGGTGACACGCGCTTTGATCAAGTCTTTCACCGTCTTGAAAATCCGAAGGCTCTTAAAAGTGAATTGATCCCCAGCCCTGAGGATTTTATTTTTATTGCGGGTTCCACGTGGCCTGAAGATGAAGCCGTTCTTTTACCGGCTCTGGAAAAACTAAAGATCATTCATATGCAGGTGATCATTGCACCTCATGAAACAACGCCTGAACACCTGGACAGCCTTGAAAAGAAAATGCACGATTTGGGCTTGAGATTTGTTAGATACTCGCAAGCGCAAGTATGGCCTGCGGGTTCTATTTTGATTGTGGATCAAGTCGGAATTTTGGCGGAGCTTTACACTTGGGCCGATATCGCCTTTGTCGGCGGTTCTTTTAAAAAACAAGTGCACAGTGTGATGGAAGCCCTCGCGGCGGGTTTACCTGTGCTGGTAGGCCCTTTTCATCGCAACAACCGTGAAGCTTTGTTTTACCAAAAGAAGAATTTTTCTTCGGGCATGATCGTTCAAGTGGTGCATTCGGCTGAAGACATCGCAGTTCTTTTACAGCGAATGAAAAAGCATCAGGAACAGATTCCGCACATCAAAGAAGAGATTCGCGCGGAAATCGGCAAAAACCGCAATTCCACATTGCGCGTACTTTCTTCGATTGAAAAAGTTTTGCAATAA
- a CDS encoding phospholipase D-like domain-containing protein — translation MESWSQIRIFHSGDEYFHSLVEDIRKAQRSITIESYIFAIDKLTQTILEELTRARERGCTIKIVVDGFGSYYYIPQLDRMCEERGIEFRVFHPFPYPLLWARRLFAKYSLNASLIMKRMNRRTHRKITIIDEKRAYLGSLNFTQDHCESLVGEKAWRDTGVYIEGEDLSRLVLAFQISYLRTYVKGLLSWVSRWRLRKDTHDSLLRLNTTQRMRRQLYRDLLRRISGAQSRLYITTAYFLPRRSLLLALLKAARRGVDVKILIPGKSDVPAVKWAAFNIVRFLLQKRISIYEYQKTILHAKTMIIDNDVFIGSFNLNHRSVLHDLEVEVVLRDEASLTNMLQQWSVDIKNSKLVAEKDLAAPSWLARIVYKIAFRLRYML, via the coding sequence ATGGAGTCATGGAGTCAGATTCGCATATTTCATTCAGGAGACGAGTACTTTCACAGTCTCGTCGAAGATATACGCAAAGCTCAGCGTAGCATCACTATCGAATCTTATATTTTTGCCATAGATAAACTTACGCAAACTATTTTGGAAGAATTAACCAGAGCCCGCGAGCGCGGCTGCACGATCAAAATTGTTGTCGATGGTTTTGGCTCCTACTACTACATTCCGCAACTCGATCGAATGTGTGAAGAGCGCGGGATTGAGTTCCGTGTTTTTCATCCCTTTCCCTATCCACTTTTGTGGGCAAGACGACTTTTTGCAAAATATTCGCTAAATGCGTCCCTCATCATGAAACGTATGAATCGTCGCACCCACCGCAAGATCACGATCATTGATGAAAAACGCGCTTATTTAGGCAGTTTAAATTTCACACAAGATCATTGTGAAAGTCTTGTTGGAGAAAAAGCCTGGAGAGACACCGGTGTCTATATTGAAGGCGAAGACTTGAGTCGCTTGGTGCTGGCATTTCAAATCAGTTACCTGCGCACGTATGTAAAAGGGCTGCTTTCTTGGGTGTCCCGCTGGAGACTTCGCAAAGACACGCATGACAGCTTGCTTCGCCTCAACACCACTCAGCGCATGCGCCGTCAATTGTACCGCGATCTTTTACGTCGCATTTCTGGAGCACAGTCGCGATTGTACATCACGACGGCTTATTTCCTACCCCGCCGTTCTTTGCTGTTGGCTCTCTTAAAAGCCGCCCGTCGCGGGGTGGACGTTAAAATTCTTATTCCCGGAAAATCCGATGTACCTGCAGTAAAATGGGCGGCTTTTAATATTGTCCGCTTCCTTTTGCAAAAAAGAATTTCTATTTACGAATATCAAAAGACGATTTTGCATGCGAAAACGATGATTATAGATAACGACGTCTTTATCGGCTCTTTCAACCTCAATCACCGCAGTGTTTTGCACGATCTTGAGGTGGAGGTCGTTCTGCGTGACGAGGCCAGCCTCACAAACATGCTTCAGCAATGGAGTGTCGATATTAAGAATTCCAAACTGGTTGCCGAAAAAGATCTTGCGGCTCCTTCGTGGCTCGCAAGGATTGTCTACAAAATCGCCTTCCGACTGCGTTATATGCTCTAG
- a CDS encoding response regulator produces MEPGKTKILILEDDESVGLALKEVLSRAGHHVFLAARPDEANTILSTNTNIEFLFCDCLLPQMTGLDFIKQARTNYPSSRFKVVLMSGIYTDKSFIQEATQSTQAVAFLKKPFEMEQVLKLVKKEEAPKKEESSARKLLYQMFANPTVTNRQKRKVIESIEEVSGFDLPFLYSLLVETKSSGYLNIYNADGSVSGITFCNGNIVGVDVDDKTTFLGEMLIQSGYATPEDVQAALRDKNNRRIGNYLIQNNQLSPHAFDLILMEQMNIRLVRTIVDQKIRVNFASAEVEMSSPSIDADTLSYYLHDWIASKISISWLKSLYVMWSGNVIVKSPTFRDDHPALSMSLLKSLDGLTVKLNNQMTLTQLLDVKGYSEVAVYKAIHFLLTKGLIVFAQRAAFTNPLEQLKVLKKIWAELDGKNGYEIVAYMETGSGGSSMDSALADFMTIIGDQPQDTASEVYTVWSKIKKAAEEAVATSRDTNKIDQFRQASQKSEAEAKLKATTLMEEVKKALQYNQFAKALEHLAEVAKLNPQTQQLHLYSSWAKLGSVDPMKKQFVLKEVELELMQVPPDERYDTLFPFVIGLFNKTKGDMVAARKSFEKSVALDPSFIPARREISMLSAANKKQDVFNMDLKQVVSGFFKKR; encoded by the coding sequence GTGGAACCAGGAAAAACAAAGATCCTAATTTTGGAAGATGATGAAAGCGTCGGGCTGGCTTTAAAAGAAGTCCTCAGTCGCGCCGGTCATCACGTCTTTTTGGCGGCTCGTCCTGACGAGGCCAATACCATCTTATCCACAAACACCAACATCGAATTCCTCTTTTGTGACTGTCTTTTGCCGCAAATGACGGGTTTGGATTTTATCAAACAAGCGCGCACAAATTATCCTTCATCGCGTTTTAAAGTCGTTTTGATGAGCGGTATCTACACGGATAAATCATTCATTCAAGAAGCCACACAAAGTACACAAGCCGTGGCGTTCTTGAAAAAGCCTTTTGAGATGGAGCAAGTTCTTAAACTTGTTAAGAAAGAAGAAGCTCCGAAAAAAGAAGAATCCAGCGCACGTAAATTGCTTTATCAAATGTTTGCAAACCCGACAGTGACCAATCGTCAAAAAAGAAAGGTCATTGAATCCATCGAAGAGGTGAGCGGGTTTGACTTGCCGTTCTTATATTCATTGCTTGTAGAAACAAAGAGCAGTGGTTATTTGAATATTTATAATGCCGATGGCTCCGTCTCTGGTATCACGTTCTGCAATGGCAATATCGTCGGCGTGGACGTGGACGATAAGACGACGTTCTTAGGGGAGATGTTGATCCAAAGTGGTTATGCGACTCCGGAAGACGTGCAAGCGGCTTTGCGTGACAAGAACAACCGCCGTATTGGTAATTACCTTATTCAAAATAATCAACTGAGCCCTCATGCCTTTGATTTGATTTTGATGGAGCAAATGAACATCCGCTTGGTGCGCACGATCGTGGATCAAAAAATCCGCGTGAACTTTGCGTCGGCTGAAGTGGAGATGAGCAGCCCAAGTATTGATGCTGATACGTTGTCTTATTATCTGCATGACTGGATTGCTTCTAAGATTTCTATTAGCTGGCTTAAGTCTTTGTATGTGATGTGGTCCGGAAACGTGATCGTGAAAAGTCCGACATTCCGTGATGATCATCCGGCTCTTTCGATGTCGTTGTTAAAGTCTTTGGATGGTTTGACTGTGAAGCTCAACAACCAAATGACATTGACCCAGCTTTTGGATGTCAAAGGTTACAGTGAAGTTGCCGTTTATAAGGCGATTCATTTCCTTTTGACGAAAGGTTTGATCGTCTTTGCTCAGCGTGCGGCATTCACAAATCCGCTAGAGCAATTGAAAGTTTTAAAGAAAATCTGGGCCGAGCTTGATGGCAAGAACGGTTACGAAATTGTGGCTTATATGGAAACAGGTTCCGGTGGAAGTTCTATGGATTCTGCATTGGCGGACTTCATGACTATTATCGGAGATCAGCCGCAAGACACCGCATCTGAAGTTTATACGGTGTGGAGCAAAATCAAAAAAGCAGCCGAAGAAGCTGTCGCCACATCTCGTGATACGAATAAGATCGATCAGTTCCGTCAAGCTTCACAAAAATCTGAAGCGGAAGCGAAACTCAAAGCCACGACCTTGATGGAAGAAGTAAAAAAAGCTCTTCAGTACAATCAGTTTGCAAAGGCTTTAGAGCATCTTGCGGAAGTGGCGAAACTCAATCCACAAACGCAGCAGCTTCATCTCTATAGTTCATGGGCTAAATTGGGCTCTGTAGATCCTATGAAGAAACAGTTTGTCTTAAAAGAAGTGGAACTTGAGCTTATGCAAGTTCCACCGGATGAACGCTATGATACATTATTCCCATTCGTGATTGGTTTATTCAACAAAACCAAAGGGGATATGGTGGCTGCGCGCAAATCTTTCGAAAAGAGCGTGGCGCTCGATCCATCTTTCATTCCTGCGCGCCGTGAAATCTCCATGCTTTCTGCGGCTAACAAAAAGCAGGATGTTTTCAATATGGACCTTAAACAGGTTGTTTCAGGCTTTTTTAAGAAGCGTTAG
- a CDS encoding substrate-binding periplasmic protein, with product MFRKPFSFLISLVISFTGGTALAETWVVATLDWPPYICSSCPQNGAAADAIRKVLSKKGITIEFVFSPWVQAQKNGGKPSYVGYYPAWKEEVLPGFYSSEALFTSPVVFLQRKDKPLKWKELKDLKGKTFAVTQGYGNTEEFNHLVQKKMIKVMPLLSETATIEKLVEGLVDGVLIDYRVAQYYLKNNSTKYAGVLEINPKIIETKSLFFSFNEHNKEKIRILNDAAEKINFSKIVDEYVIRNL from the coding sequence ATGTTTCGTAAACCGTTTTCTTTTTTAATTTCTTTAGTCATCTCGTTCACTGGAGGAACGGCGCTTGCGGAAACATGGGTGGTGGCGACCTTGGATTGGCCTCCGTATATTTGCTCTTCGTGCCCCCAAAACGGAGCCGCCGCAGATGCCATTCGCAAAGTTCTCAGCAAAAAAGGGATCACGATTGAGTTTGTTTTTTCTCCGTGGGTGCAGGCTCAAAAAAACGGAGGAAAGCCTTCTTATGTAGGGTATTACCCGGCATGGAAAGAAGAAGTTTTGCCGGGATTTTATTCTTCTGAGGCTTTGTTCACATCGCCAGTCGTGTTTTTGCAAAGAAAAGACAAACCTTTGAAGTGGAAAGAGTTGAAAGATCTTAAAGGAAAAACTTTTGCGGTGACTCAAGGGTATGGCAACACCGAAGAGTTCAATCATCTGGTTCAGAAAAAAATGATCAAAGTGATGCCGCTTTTAAGTGAAACGGCGACTATTGAAAAACTGGTCGAGGGCCTTGTTGACGGTGTTCTTATCGACTACAGAGTGGCGCAGTACTACTTAAAAAACAACTCTACAAAATACGCAGGGGTCTTGGAGATCAATCCGAAAATCATTGAAACAAAATCGCTGTTTTTTTCTTTCAATGAGCACAATAAGGAAAAAATCCGAATTCTCAACGATGCCGCAGAGAAAATAAATTTCTCCAAAATCGTTGATGAATACGTCATTCGCAATCTTTAA
- a CDS encoding helical backbone metal receptor, whose translation MRVVSMVPSWTETLLKAGVQVVGRTRFCIHPPKMITNIPIVGGTKEVSWDLVIDLKPDLVLLDQEENPLEMAEECPVPYLATHVSSLQSLQTELARLGEHFKNPQLMELSVDCLDILEAPVPQWDFQKIPAFMEWVKAPSQGYKQVAYMIWKKPWMSVSRETYIGSVLEKLGAKLVEYPEGEKYPVVELEEMKDTFFLFSSEPFPFHKKIGELKELGIEGAIVNGESYSWFGVRGIEFLRETLLKK comes from the coding sequence ATGCGCGTAGTGAGTATGGTTCCGTCTTGGACGGAGACGCTATTAAAAGCGGGTGTGCAAGTTGTTGGACGCACGCGTTTTTGCATTCATCCTCCAAAAATGATCACGAATATTCCCATTGTGGGTGGGACCAAAGAAGTCTCTTGGGATTTAGTTATCGATTTAAAACCGGATTTGGTTCTTTTAGATCAAGAGGAAAATCCACTTGAGATGGCTGAGGAGTGTCCTGTTCCTTATTTGGCAACGCATGTTTCTTCGTTACAAAGTTTGCAGACAGAATTAGCACGCTTGGGAGAGCACTTTAAAAATCCGCAACTCATGGAACTTTCTGTCGATTGTCTGGATATTTTAGAGGCACCCGTGCCGCAATGGGATTTTCAAAAAATTCCAGCGTTCATGGAATGGGTGAAAGCGCCGTCACAAGGATATAAACAAGTCGCTTACATGATTTGGAAAAAACCGTGGATGAGTGTCAGTCGTGAAACTTACATCGGTTCCGTTCTAGAGAAATTAGGCGCAAAACTTGTCGAGTATCCTGAAGGGGAGAAGTATCCAGTTGTCGAATTAGAAGAAATGAAAGACACGTTCTTCTTGTTTTCGTCAGAACCATTTCCATTTCACAAAAAAATCGGTGAACTCAAAGAACTGGGCATCGAAGGCGCTATTGTAAACGGAGAATCTTATTCTTGGTTCGGCGTTCGCGGCATTGAATTTTTGCGCGAAACTCTTTTAAAAAAATAA
- a CDS encoding ATP/GTP-binding protein, giving the protein MNSYVKVAITGGPSGGKTTLIEALKKELGQKCAVVPEAASILYRGGFPRYKDAQGIIHAQKAIYYTQKELEEMICLLSQKPLIVCDRGSLDSVAYWPADELNFFNSIQSSREQELARYDWVIHLDTASMDFYDTNNPIRTETFQEAWDLNTKIKQAWEGHPRRVVITHNEDFLSKMTTSLSVIKAIMAHKSAEDIKKELLQ; this is encoded by the coding sequence ATGAATTCTTACGTTAAAGTCGCGATCACTGGGGGCCCTTCGGGCGGTAAAACAACTCTTATCGAAGCTCTAAAAAAAGAGCTTGGACAAAAATGCGCTGTCGTTCCTGAAGCAGCAAGTATTTTATACCGTGGCGGTTTTCCGCGCTACAAAGATGCCCAGGGTATCATCCATGCGCAAAAAGCGATTTACTACACACAAAAAGAGCTTGAAGAGATGATTTGCCTGCTTAGCCAAAAACCTTTGATCGTGTGCGATCGTGGTTCTTTGGACAGCGTTGCCTATTGGCCCGCAGATGAATTGAATTTCTTTAATTCCATTCAAAGCTCTCGCGAGCAGGAACTGGCCCGCTATGACTGGGTGATCCACCTCGACACGGCTTCCATGGATTTTTACGACACGAACAATCCGATTCGTACAGAAACTTTCCAAGAAGCTTGGGATCTAAATACAAAAATCAAACAAGCTTGGGAAGGCCATCCCCGTCGCGTGGTGATCACTCACAACGAGGACTTCCTTTCGAAAATGACAACGTCTTTATCAGTCATCAAAGCCATCATGGCTCACAAAAGTGCTGAGGATATCAAAAAGGAGCTTCTGCAATGA
- a CDS encoding MBL fold metallo-hydrolase, with the protein MSVQAGESWNYQKYKFYGLSLSGIRTAIAMPELSLSFDVAQGYPFLLNLKHFFISHGHLDHSAGIPYIISQKAMTSQEPGKFYMPKSLVEPLDQIMKLWEQIEKHQYKYDFIGVQSGDEIPLNAQTYVKVFPTLHRIESFGYTVFETHKKLKREYGGLSKEEIVELRRQNIDVNEVHHTPVVSFTGDTQIEFLDSFDWVRKSKILFLEATYLDEKKTVEQARHWGHTHLDEIVPRLKDIESEQIVFIHASSRYSDKEALRLIRERVPSEYHERVVLFPGR; encoded by the coding sequence ATGTCAGTTCAAGCCGGAGAGAGTTGGAATTATCAAAAGTATAAATTCTATGGTTTGTCGCTGTCGGGTATTCGCACAGCGATAGCCATGCCGGAACTCTCTTTGAGCTTTGATGTGGCTCAAGGTTATCCCTTTCTTTTAAACTTAAAGCATTTCTTTATCAGTCACGGCCATCTTGATCACTCGGCTGGCATTCCGTACATCATCTCGCAAAAAGCCATGACTTCTCAAGAGCCCGGCAAATTCTATATGCCGAAGTCCTTGGTGGAGCCTCTTGATCAAATCATGAAGCTTTGGGAACAAATCGAAAAGCATCAATACAAGTATGATTTTATCGGCGTGCAAAGTGGTGATGAAATTCCTTTGAACGCGCAAACTTATGTTAAGGTCTTCCCGACCCTTCACCGAATTGAATCCTTCGGCTACACGGTTTTTGAAACTCATAAAAAACTAAAAAGAGAATACGGCGGTCTTTCAAAGGAGGAAATCGTTGAACTTCGTCGCCAAAACATCGACGTCAATGAGGTTCATCACACTCCGGTGGTGAGTTTCACTGGGGACACGCAAATTGAGTTTTTAGATAGTTTTGATTGGGTTCGAAAATCTAAAATTCTTTTCTTGGAAGCCACTTATCTTGATGAAAAAAAGACCGTCGAACAAGCCCGCCATTGGGGCCACACACATTTGGATGAAATCGTTCCACGACTGAAAGATATTGAAAGCGAACAGATTGTGTTCATTCACGCCTCCAGCCGCTATTCCGACAAAGAGGCACTTCGCTTAATTCGGGAACGCGTTCCTTCTGAATATCATGAACGCGTGGTGCTTTTCCCGGGACGCTAA